The Lycium barbarum isolate Lr01 chromosome 10, ASM1917538v2, whole genome shotgun sequence genome includes a region encoding these proteins:
- the LOC132615601 gene encoding uncharacterized protein LOC132615601 isoform X3 has protein sequence MDVDQVEKLKDLCLKQREEIKSLKSSILFPDVMNYQVQDLLEKQGSELKQAKQIIPNLQRQVTSLTGKLQCLAEDLAEVKADKYALRGSYDSLDSPPGYDQEEAANSLEFSSEDHTIPGSPDDMFLKDVNPCLTPYYAKTKSKEFEDFNSPDAKDLVKNNMHMHHEASYNSCARKLSKSSDCRQCSNTGNKATRVARRSDERKCTYEKQVHSKFY, from the exons ATGGATGTTGATCAG GTTGAGAAGCTCAAGGATCTGTGCTTAAAGCAAAGGGAAGAGATAAAGTCACTGAAAAGTTCGATACTGTTCCCCGATGTTATGAATTATCAAGTTCAGGATCTTTTGGAAAAGCAGGGTTCAGAACTCAAACAGGCAAAGCAGATTATACCAAATCTTCAAAGGCAGGTCACTTCTCTTACAGGGAAACTCCAATGCCTAGCTGAAGATCTCGCTGAG GTCAAAGCAGACAAATATGCTCTAAGAGGGAGCTATGATTCTCTTGATAGCCCTCCAGGATATGATCAAGAAGAAGCAGCTAATTCTCTG GAATTCAGCTCTGAGGATCATACAATTCCCGGCAGTCCAGATGACATGTTTCTCAAGGATGTAAACCCCTGCTTAACACCTTATTATGCCAAGACAAAGTCCAAG GAATTTGAGGACTTCAATTCTCCTGATGCTAAAGATTTGGTAAAAAACAATATGCACATGCATCATGAGGCCAGCTACAATTCTTGTGCAAGGAAGTTGTCTAAAAGCTCAGATTGCCGCCAATGTTCCAACACAGGCAACAAAGCAACTCGTGTAGCTCGCAGATCTGATGAAAGAAAATGCACATACGAAAAGCAGGTTCACAGCAAGTTCTACTGA
- the LOC132615601 gene encoding uncharacterized protein LOC132615601 isoform X1: protein MSSMKPSSRYAKTSFDSSRSSTKSDPSSSTDLTPKTNNSALIKIKNGSNGVTQTTHQSNFSSMVKKFVEHKSNSSKLMTKQKKGDLKLVIPVDFIAEDLKKTAKRGSGLSSLHKKLFKGSSGSVKKEEGSAKKALTEVKANTRTLGMVLRSERELLSMNKEQEDQIIELKLMLEEKNREVEKLKDLCLKQREEIKSLKSSILFPDVMNYQVQDLLEKQGSELKQAKQIIPNLQRQVTSLTGKLQCLAEDLAEVKADKYALRGSYDSLDSPPGYDQEEAANSLEFSSEDHTIPGSPDDMFLKDVNPCLTPYYAKTKSKEFEDFNSPDAKDLVKNNMHMHHEASYNSCARKLSKSSDCRQCSNTGNKATRVARRSDERKCTYEKQVHSKFY, encoded by the exons ATGTCTTCAATGAAACCATCATCTCGCTATGCTAAAACATCATTTGATTCTTCAAGATCTTCAACTAAATCTGACCCTTCTTCATCTACAGACTTAACACCAAAAACCAACAACAGTGCTCTAATCAAAATCAAGAATGGTTCAAATGGTGTTACTCAAACTACCCATCAATCCAATTTCAGCTCAATGGTCAAGAAATTTGTTGAACACAAATCCAACTCTTCTAAATTAATGACAAAACAGAAAAAAGGTGATTTGAAATTGGTTATTCCAGTGGATTTTATAGCTGAAGATTTAAAGAAAACGGCGAAAAGGGGTAGTGGATTGAGTTCTTTACATAAGAAGTTGTTTAAAGGTTCTTCTGGTAGtgtgaaaaaagaagaaggaagcgCGAAAAAGGCGTTAACCGAGGTTAAAGCGAATACGAGGACATTAGGAATGGTACTTAGAAGTGAAAGGGAGCTGTTAAGTATGAATAAGGAGCAAGAAGATCAGATTATTGAGCTTAAGTTGATGCTCGAGGAGAAAAACCGAGAG GTTGAGAAGCTCAAGGATCTGTGCTTAAAGCAAAGGGAAGAGATAAAGTCACTGAAAAGTTCGATACTGTTCCCCGATGTTATGAATTATCAAGTTCAGGATCTTTTGGAAAAGCAGGGTTCAGAACTCAAACAGGCAAAGCAGATTATACCAAATCTTCAAAGGCAGGTCACTTCTCTTACAGGGAAACTCCAATGCCTAGCTGAAGATCTCGCTGAG GTCAAAGCAGACAAATATGCTCTAAGAGGGAGCTATGATTCTCTTGATAGCCCTCCAGGATATGATCAAGAAGAAGCAGCTAATTCTCTG GAATTCAGCTCTGAGGATCATACAATTCCCGGCAGTCCAGATGACATGTTTCTCAAGGATGTAAACCCCTGCTTAACACCTTATTATGCCAAGACAAAGTCCAAG GAATTTGAGGACTTCAATTCTCCTGATGCTAAAGATTTGGTAAAAAACAATATGCACATGCATCATGAGGCCAGCTACAATTCTTGTGCAAGGAAGTTGTCTAAAAGCTCAGATTGCCGCCAATGTTCCAACACAGGCAACAAAGCAACTCGTGTAGCTCGCAGATCTGATGAAAGAAAATGCACATACGAAAAGCAGGTTCACAGCAAGTTCTACTGA
- the LOC132615601 gene encoding uncharacterized protein LOC132615601 isoform X2, whose amino-acid sequence MVKKFVEHKSNSSKLMTKQKKGDLKLVIPVDFIAEDLKKTAKRGSGLSSLHKKLFKGSSGSVKKEEGSAKKALTEVKANTRTLGMVLRSERELLSMNKEQEDQIIELKLMLEEKNREVEKLKDLCLKQREEIKSLKSSILFPDVMNYQVQDLLEKQGSELKQAKQIIPNLQRQVTSLTGKLQCLAEDLAEVKADKYALRGSYDSLDSPPGYDQEEAANSLEFSSEDHTIPGSPDDMFLKDVNPCLTPYYAKTKSKEFEDFNSPDAKDLVKNNMHMHHEASYNSCARKLSKSSDCRQCSNTGNKATRVARRSDERKCTYEKQVHSKFY is encoded by the exons ATGGTCAAGAAATTTGTTGAACACAAATCCAACTCTTCTAAATTAATGACAAAACAGAAAAAAGGTGATTTGAAATTGGTTATTCCAGTGGATTTTATAGCTGAAGATTTAAAGAAAACGGCGAAAAGGGGTAGTGGATTGAGTTCTTTACATAAGAAGTTGTTTAAAGGTTCTTCTGGTAGtgtgaaaaaagaagaaggaagcgCGAAAAAGGCGTTAACCGAGGTTAAAGCGAATACGAGGACATTAGGAATGGTACTTAGAAGTGAAAGGGAGCTGTTAAGTATGAATAAGGAGCAAGAAGATCAGATTATTGAGCTTAAGTTGATGCTCGAGGAGAAAAACCGAGAG GTTGAGAAGCTCAAGGATCTGTGCTTAAAGCAAAGGGAAGAGATAAAGTCACTGAAAAGTTCGATACTGTTCCCCGATGTTATGAATTATCAAGTTCAGGATCTTTTGGAAAAGCAGGGTTCAGAACTCAAACAGGCAAAGCAGATTATACCAAATCTTCAAAGGCAGGTCACTTCTCTTACAGGGAAACTCCAATGCCTAGCTGAAGATCTCGCTGAG GTCAAAGCAGACAAATATGCTCTAAGAGGGAGCTATGATTCTCTTGATAGCCCTCCAGGATATGATCAAGAAGAAGCAGCTAATTCTCTG GAATTCAGCTCTGAGGATCATACAATTCCCGGCAGTCCAGATGACATGTTTCTCAAGGATGTAAACCCCTGCTTAACACCTTATTATGCCAAGACAAAGTCCAAG GAATTTGAGGACTTCAATTCTCCTGATGCTAAAGATTTGGTAAAAAACAATATGCACATGCATCATGAGGCCAGCTACAATTCTTGTGCAAGGAAGTTGTCTAAAAGCTCAGATTGCCGCCAATGTTCCAACACAGGCAACAAAGCAACTCGTGTAGCTCGCAGATCTGATGAAAGAAAATGCACATACGAAAAGCAGGTTCACAGCAAGTTCTACTGA